From a region of the Bacteroidales bacterium genome:
- a CDS encoding rhomboid family intramembrane serine protease encodes MSQFDKNQERNDFIKAFYYPTVFIIVIWLIKIVEVVFHFSLSAGGILPRSLIRLPAILSMPFLHASFAHLFSNSVPIFVLGGFIFYFYREIAWKVILWIYGLSGIWLWIGGREAIHIGASALVYGFVAFLFFSGIFRKNRTLMVVSLIVTFLYGSLVWGFFPELFPNENISWEGHLFGFIAGLLMAVYYRNQGPKAQVYHWDEDDEDDEDDEDDDAYWKTNIPPDKNGLDKNARATHFRRR; translated from the coding sequence ATGAGTCAATTCGATAAAAACCAAGAAAGAAATGATTTTATAAAAGCATTTTATTATCCCACGGTTTTTATAATTGTAATTTGGCTTATTAAGATAGTGGAAGTAGTATTTCACTTTTCTTTGTCAGCCGGAGGTATTTTACCGCGTAGTTTAATTCGTTTACCTGCAATTTTAAGTATGCCTTTCTTGCATGCTTCTTTTGCTCATTTATTTTCTAATTCTGTCCCAATCTTTGTTTTAGGTGGTTTTATTTTCTATTTCTATCGAGAAATTGCTTGGAAAGTAATTCTTTGGATATATGGTTTAAGTGGAATCTGGTTGTGGATAGGTGGAAGAGAAGCTATACATATTGGGGCAAGCGCTTTAGTTTATGGCTTCGTCGCTTTTTTATTTTTTAGTGGGATTTTTAGAAAAAATAGAACTTTAATGGTTGTTTCTCTTATAGTTACTTTTTTATACGGAAGTTTGGTTTGGGGCTTTTTCCCGGAGCTTTTTCCCAATGAAAATATAAGCTGGGAAGGTCATTTGTTTGGTTTTATTGCAGGTCTTTTAATGGCTGTATATTATCGGAATCAAGGTCCAAAAGCTCAAGTATATCATTGGGACGAAGATGATGAAGATGATGAAGATGATGAAGATGATGATGCATATTGGAAGACAAATATTCCGCCCGATAAAAATGGCTTAGATAAAAACGCTCGAGCTACACATTTCAGACGGAGATAA
- a CDS encoding RNA polymerase sigma factor RpoD/SigA, whose protein sequence is MRQLKINKSITNRENASLDKYLTDIGREGLIGPDEEVRLAQLIREGDRVALNKLVKANLRFVVSVAKQYQNQGLSLPDLINEGNVGLIKAASRFDETRGFKFISYAVWWIRQGILQALAEQSRIVRLPLNQVGSINKIKKTISRLEQELNRAPFMEEVADDLETPQNKIDAAMRISSRSISIDAPIAPDDDTTMVDFITSDEAAKTDDSLMRESLNAEIKRSLATLTEKERDVINLYYGIGLNHGLTLDEIGDKFDLTRERVRQIKEKAIRRLKHSSRSKLLKVYLG, encoded by the coding sequence ATGAGACAATTAAAAATAAATAAATCTATAACCAATAGGGAAAATGCTTCTCTCGATAAATATTTAACGGATATTGGTCGTGAAGGTCTTATTGGTCCCGACGAAGAAGTAAGATTAGCCCAATTAATACGAGAGGGTGATCGTGTTGCCCTTAATAAATTAGTAAAAGCCAATTTGCGTTTTGTTGTATCTGTTGCTAAACAATACCAAAATCAAGGTTTGAGTTTGCCCGATTTAATTAACGAAGGCAATGTGGGTTTAATTAAAGCAGCCAGTCGTTTTGATGAAACCAGAGGCTTTAAATTTATTTCTTATGCCGTTTGGTGGATTCGTCAAGGAATTTTACAAGCTCTTGCGGAGCAATCAAGAATAGTTCGTTTGCCATTAAATCAAGTTGGATCTATTAATAAGATTAAGAAGACGATATCCAGATTGGAGCAAGAATTAAATAGAGCTCCTTTTATGGAAGAGGTAGCAGACGATTTGGAAACGCCTCAAAATAAGATAGATGCAGCTATGAGAATATCTAGCCGTTCAATATCTATTGATGCTCCAATTGCACCTGATGATGACACCACTATGGTTGATTTTATTACTTCTGATGAAGCTGCAAAAACTGACGACTCTCTTATGCGAGAGTCTTTGAATGCTGAGATTAAACGTTCTTTAGCTACACTTACCGAAAAGGAACGAGATGTAATAAATTTGTATTATGGAATTGGATTAAATCATGGGCTTACTTTAGATGAGATTGGCGATAAGTTTGATCTTACTCGCGAAAGAGTGCGTCAAATAAAAGAAAAAGCAATTAGGCGGTTAAAACACTCATCACGAAGTAAATTACTTAAGGTATATTTGGGTTAA
- a CDS encoding DEAD/DEAH box helicase — protein sequence MGFAEPTPVQEEGIPIILDGYDLMAFAQTGTGKTAAFLVPIINQILEQPKTAGVKAMIIAPTRELAQQIEQQLQGFSYYSDLTSLAIYGGGSGSSWEYEKKALTDGADFIVATPGRLISHLNLGYVDLKSLKYFVLDEADKMLDMGFLPDISSIIKMLPKNRQNMMFSATMNPKIKTLAMKILSNPKEVSIAIAKPAEKIVQAAYLVNDDQKIKLLENLLEDKADNKLIIFSSRKVTVNEIVKRLRAKNIPAKGIHSAYEQSEREQILLDFRNGKHKILIATDIVSRGIDIDDIDLIINFDIPPEPEDYVHRVGRTARAEREGLAISLINQDDVFRFKRIEKLIEKEIFKIPLPEGFKPGPEYIVTKKTWNKKPQKYNKNNKFKKKTSRT from the coding sequence ATGGGATTTGCAGAGCCGACTCCGGTACAGGAGGAGGGTATTCCTATTATTTTAGATGGATACGACCTGATGGCTTTTGCACAAACCGGAACGGGCAAAACAGCTGCCTTTCTTGTACCCATCATTAACCAAATTTTGGAACAACCCAAAACAGCCGGTGTAAAAGCAATGATTATTGCTCCAACACGCGAATTAGCACAACAAATAGAACAGCAGTTGCAAGGATTTTCTTATTATTCTGATTTAACCTCTTTGGCTATTTATGGAGGAGGAAGTGGAAGTAGTTGGGAGTATGAAAAGAAAGCTTTGACAGATGGAGCTGATTTTATTGTTGCAACTCCCGGTCGTTTGATTAGCCATCTGAATTTGGGCTATGTGGATTTGAAGAGTTTGAAGTATTTTGTTTTGGATGAAGCCGATAAAATGTTAGATATGGGCTTTTTGCCTGATATTTCGAGTATTATAAAAATGCTGCCAAAGAATAGGCAGAATATGATGTTCTCGGCAACAATGAATCCGAAAATTAAAACGTTAGCCATGAAAATACTCTCAAACCCAAAGGAAGTGAGTATCGCGATAGCAAAACCGGCCGAAAAAATTGTTCAAGCTGCTTATCTTGTAAATGATGATCAGAAAATTAAACTTTTAGAGAATTTATTAGAGGATAAGGCAGATAATAAACTTATTATCTTTAGTAGTAGAAAGGTGACAGTTAATGAAATTGTTAAACGACTACGTGCCAAAAATATCCCTGCTAAAGGAATTCACTCAGCTTACGAACAAAGTGAACGAGAGCAAATCTTACTGGATTTTAGAAATGGTAAGCATAAAATATTGATTGCTACCGATATTGTTTCACGCGGAATAGATATAGATGATATCGACCTAATTATTAATTTTGATATTCCACCCGAACCCGAAGATTATGTGCATCGTGTTGGTAGAACAGCAAGGGCAGAGCGAGAAGGCCTCGCTATTTCTCTTATTAATCAAGATGATGTTTTTAGGTTCAAACGAATAGAAAAGCTTATAGAAAAAGAAATCTTTAAGATTCCTTTACCGGAAGGTTTTAAACCCGGCCCGGAATATATTGTTACCAAGAAAACTTGGAATAAGAAGCCTCAAAAATACAATAAGAATAATAAGTTTAAGAAAAAAACAAGTAGAACATAA